Genomic window (Takifugu flavidus isolate HTHZ2018 unplaced genomic scaffold, ASM371156v2 ctg443, whole genome shotgun sequence):
cactcagagaaaaataagataaaatcaaatagaaatcaaatggaatatacaaagaggatgtatatttacaataatccagataaatggatactcggcctctgtgtacctgtacatagtacagagggtgaatacaatatacatatcagaatatataatattcagattgtgttagcgggtgttctgtttattgtgcagtctgacagcagccggcaggaagatctacgatacctcgccttcacacagcgaggtggagcagccgctcactgaaggagctgcccagtgctgtcagggtgtcctgtagggggtgggacgtgttgttcaacatggatgacagcttagccatcatcctcccatttcccaccacctccactgagtccaggggacatcccaggacagagctggccctccttaccagtctgtccatcctcttcctgtccctgtccgtgatgctactggaccagcagactatcccgtagaagatggctgatcccaccacagagtcatagaaagtcctcaggaggggtccctgcactccaaaagacctcagcctcctgagcaggaacagtctgctgttgcccttcttgaccagggcgtctgtgttgtgtgtccagtccaggttattgtttaggtgaacacccaggtacttgtaggactccaccacgtcaacatccgttcccaggatgttcactggtgcaggcgggggttgttacgcctgcggaaatccaccaccagctccttggttttgccagcgttgatctggaggttgttccgcaggctccagtccacaaagccctggaTAAGTTCTCTGTACCCCGTATCGTCCCCGtccgtgatgaggccgacagcagcagagtcgtcagagaacttctggaggtgacatgaagatgctgtatgagaagtccgcggtgtagagggtgaacaggaaaggagccagaactgttccctgcgggacaccggtgctgcagagaagccgatctgactgggagcccttcaccctcacaaactgtggtctttgtgtgaggtagtccagaatccatgttgtgaggtggtgatccaccccagctacctgcagcttgtcccccagcagcctgggctggatggtgttgaatgcactggagaaatcaaaaaacatgatcctcacagtgcttccagccttctccaggtgagtgagggaggtgtggaggaggtagatgacggcatcgtccaccccgatgctcggctggtaggcgaactgcagcgggtccatgaaggagctcaccagtgggcgcaggtgatcgaggatgagtctctccagcatcttcatcagatgagacgtcagagccaccgcctgtagctgttgagctccttggggtgcggtgttttcggcactgggacgatgcaggacgtcttccacagctgtggcactctccccagcctcaggctcaggttgaacatgtgactgaagatcccacacagctggtctgcgcaggacttcaggagcctggagctgatgccatccgatCCGGCCGTCGCTTTCctgccctgttcttcttcagggccttctcACCTGGtgggtgtgagggacaggctggagcagggggtgtgttgggggggatgggcatgggccagggtgtgaagtgtcgggaatgtgtgagctgaagttcatgagagagggggaggggggacaggaggaacaatgggttgcaggcacagacagtggcgggggtaacagcagaggagactgggctgggggagggtgggtacctgatcaaatctattgaaaaacaagttcaggtcgttagcccacccccggtcgcccacaggttgggacttctgctccttgaagcccgagatggtcttcaggcccttccataccccacagatgttgttctgctgcagctggttttccatcttcctcctgtagttgtccttctcctgtctgatcttcctcctcagttctctctgcacagtcttcagctcttccttgtctccagacacaaaagccctcttcttctccttcaggagggcctttatgtctggggtgatccagggcttgctgttggagaagctccgtacagtcctggtgggtacggtgttctccacgcaAAAATTAATGTAGtcagtgatgcagctggtgaggttgtcaatgtcctccccatgggcgtcgctgaatacatcccacagggtcgtgttgaaacagtctttcagggcctcttcggcttcttcggaccatttcttcactgtgcgggtgacagcaggctgcctctgcacaagaggtttgtacacaggccggaggtgtacaaggttgtggtcggcacggcccaggggagggagtgggagagagtggtatgcctccttggtgttggcatagaagaggtccagtgttttattgtccctggtgtggcatgtgacgtactgggtgaatttgggcagagaagatgatggagaggcatgattgaagtctccagagatgaggaggagggcgtcagggtgctgtgtttgcagcctgctcactgctgagagcaggacatcaaaggctgcatcagcgttagcagcGTTAGCGTCAGCGTTTCCGTGGAAAAGAGATTGcgctccttcttcctcatctgtaaAAACTGTTATCATGAAatcgtgtgtatgtgtgtgtgtgtgtgtgtgtgtgtgtctgccttcaTACCGTTGAACGTGAGAGGCTGGGTGAGGGCGAGAACGGCGATGTCCCTGCTGTTGTCGTCGATGTTAGCATCCACAAAGGGCAGGTAGCTGCTGTGGTAAACGATAGTCTTAACCTCTGCCACGTTGGCATTGACAGGTTTGTTGGAGATGGAGCCCAGCAACACACTCCAGCGGTTAAGAAAGCTATACCGCCTAGCACAGAAGATATATACTGCTCTTGTATCCATACAGACAAGAGTTTGCATTTTATGCAGCTCTCTTGCTTACTTGGGGAAGCAGTGTGCTGCAGAGACGATCCAGCGGTTTGAGATGATGGCCCCCCGCACTGGTGGACTCCATCATACTGGAGGCTCACCTGCCAAGGCCAACTTCCCTGCCTGGCATCTACACCACCGACTATACGGTCTGCTGCAAAACTACGCCTGCCGCAGTCTGAGGGGAGAGAGCAGATAGAAAATCAAACAGTGTGGGGGTAATGTTAGGACACAACTGGGGGAAAACAGACAAGATAGGCATAAAGGAGGGGATTAAAATGCCAGACAGGATGTGTAAGCATcaaggaagcaaagaaaaacacaaagatcacGAGAGAAAGAGTAGCCCAGCGTGTGAAATAAGGTGGGAGAGTGTCCAGAGTGTGTCGGACAGTGATAGTATATCTCAGCAAACATCTTACCTTGGCACAAGAGTGTGAGAACCTCCCGGCTCTCACAGTCACtggaacaaagacagacacagttAGCAACAACAGCCTGACATCCAAACTAGCATagtgctgatgtttctgtgcaTTAACCAAGAAGAGAGGTGAAAGAAAAGGGCAAAGGGAGGACAGTGGCCACCATCTCTGCTGGCCTCTGGCACTGAAGCAACGGAGTGATTCACCACACtgaaacgcacaaacacacttcagtcGCATGTCACAGCATTTAATGCTCAGATAGATCTGTAAAAAACCCATCTCACCTAACAAAACCCACTTCCTCACAGCTGATGCTAGCAAGGAACTcattggctgaggaggaacacacCTGGCGCCACCTCTTGTGGGTGGAGTCAAACAAACTGATCCTTGCTGCTTTGTTACAACCATGCAACTAACACAGCGGTAATCTCATTATAATTTTAGATAAATTTCGAATAGAACAATTTTTCAAGAAGTTCTGTCAGATTTCTCTTGTGTGGAAAATAGAAGCGAGACTCTGGCGGTTCTGAAATAAACTTaaccaaacctttaaaatacaaacattaaaaaacaattgcCTAACtcaaaaaataagatttaattaCACTTCTCCAAAACAACcccctttttgttctttcttcctttcttcgtcTTCATGTCTTGGCCATCGTAGTCGCTGTCTGACATGAATTGTAGGTATATAATTATGATATTTCTGTGTAGATTATCTGGGGACCAGTCAGCTGCGTTGCCTTCGTTTAGTTTAATGTTCCAGCAGCGGCGCCTAGTGGACAGAGATGGACTTCGCAGAACGTCACAGAAAATGCTGAtgagcacatttttattatacTTTAAGGTTACTTATAACATAAaattcgtctctctctcttataGGCAGCAGCAGTTCTTTTTACGGTGCTTGGGATTCAGATCATAAACCGGAATctctcaaaaggtttttttttaacactaaaaaaaaatctgagaagaggaaggaacatGAAATCCTCCCACTTTCCGTTAGTGTTCAACATAAATAGCCCTAAAGCGGTTGGTCGTGCACATTGAGATTATATGGAACTCTGTCGATATAGGCGGGTTTTAAGCATGAAAAGTCATATTTTGATTATTCTTGCGACGATATCTGGTGAGTCAACATATTTTGGGTTCAACGTTTCAGGTCAAACCTTCTAATCACTGAGTTTATTTACTTGGATGAAAGGTGCTCAGAGAGGATCCTTGGAAGTGACCTTGGACAGTGATCTGTGCGTTCTGAGAGGGGCGTCAGCGGTGATTAACTGCCGGTATTCCAATCCTTTTTCCCACGCTGTCATCGAAGTTGGCTGGTGGAAACAATATCAGATGGTTGGTTATTGGTGGCCCGGCTCTTTGCCAAATTTCGGGGCTTCCTCGCAGCGCTATCGATATTTGGGCGACTTCATCAGTGACTGCCGCCTGCAGATAAATGATGTGCAACACGCCGATGCAGGGTActactttttcagtttttacaccACGTTCGAAGATCAGAAGAGTAAAACATCTACTAAGTTGTATGTAAAAGGtaacaacaggaataaaccaGCCAGCGAGTGTTTGAATCACCCTTCTAACTTCACCTTTTTCCCTGTGATTCAGAGCTGACGGCTGCTGTGCAGTCGAGCTCCGTGGCGGAAGGCGACGACATCAGGCTGACCTGTGTGTCGGGCTGTCCCACGCCAGTGGACATTGTCTGGTTCAAGGATGGACAACCTGTAAGGAACGAGGTCTTTGTAGCCAGGCGAGAGGACACTGGCAGGTACCACTGTGCTGTCTGGAGACAAGAGGGTCAGATCTGCTCCCGTGGCCGTAAATGTACTGTGTAAGCCCGTCACACTTTCTCCTAATTTCATCAACTATCACTGATTCAACATCTGCTTAATTAAACTGTTCTGCAGAAGTCACATTAATCaattttgaaaacagcaattactGATGtgtataaactgaaataaaaataagaaatgtgtCTGAAAAAAGATGCCATTCCACCTTTACATACTCTTTTCTATCCATATTTCACTGTATCCTTCAACTTTccggctcatccctccatcagatcCTCCTGACAGAGTGACCTTGACCATCAGTTCACCCGGGAACGTCGTCAGAGGAAGTTCGGTGGTTCTCACCTGCCACAGCGACGCCAGCCCCCCGGTGAGAAACAACGGGTACAGCCTCTACAGGGAAGGGCGCTTCATCGGGTTGGGGCAGAACTACACCATCCCTGACGTGCAGCCGGATCACAGCGGGCGGTACCACTGTCAGGCCTggaacagcatcagcagcagaggggtggaCCATTTTAACTCCTCtgcggtcctcctccaggtctacTGTACGTATCTGGACATAAACTCAActcaacacatttctgatgatgacgatgtgaCTGTGTGGGATCCCGTTCTTCTCCCAGACGTCCCAGAGAACATTTCCATTACAATTAACCCAGCCCATGTGGTGTGGGGCAGCAGTGTGAATCTGACCTGCTCCAGTGATGCTAACCCCCCTGCAGAtacctacatctggtacagaaatacaaactccagcagctccaacaggCCGCAGGTGGGCTCAGGTCAGGTGTTGTCCATTCCCTCCATGGAGGCGCTGCACTCTGGACTGTACCTCTGCCAGGCCAGGAACCAAGTGGGGGGGAAGAACTCGACCGAGGTGCTGCTGGCCatggtggatgaggagcagcggggTTTGTGTCTGGTAGAGTTTGCAAAGATAACTAGgttaaagtgattaaatggtGACATGTCTGACCTCCTCAGGTAGCCAGACGCTCCCAGCTGTGGTCGGAATTGGACTCGCTCTCATCGTAGCTCTCGTGGTCGCCCTCTTTTTGTTCTGGTGAGTCAGTCATTAATGAAGATGCTGCACTTTTCTCCACTCAAATGTCATtttgcttctccttttctgggcGTTGTATGACGTTTTTCTTTGTCCAGAATTGCCACATGTGGGCTAACCCTCATTTCCCttaccaaataaaataacacatttctcTTTGATGCGaccaagcctgttctaaaaatagcaaaactcgtGCATCTAAGAAAAGTGAGGTGCATCTAAGAAATtttttctaccgctatttttttaaaatcacacctgcatttacatagattttaaaatgacaatgtcttaaaaataaataaaaatctaaataaagtgaaggtgaactctgacctagttcaaaggtcagtattgtgcgcatgaaagaacctttgcgcttgtggagaataaactagcaggcagtgaagatggtgagtggagggcaattttctaccccaaaaacctggcaaaaagaagacagtaaatttatcattttcaaagtgaatgggaggaagagtcattttttactactgtgaaaggaagatgtgtatgttgcatttgtggggcgactgtgatgacaGCGAAGCAGCAcatgtggagcgacgcttcactacgtgtcatgaaagctacaatgctaatgctaactacccaccgggaagcattctacagtcagagaaggcccatgagctaaaaagtgtgtttataaaatgtaacagattttgagcagaattgcagtagatttgttcagttaagatttattcaataggaaagttgattttttttttaaatgttgcataactttttaaaacatggttcaacatagtttatgaattgttaaaatggtttagtttcttatggttgaaaagGTCTGGGGAAAactcgacattttttttctgatcaaatgtagaagtgatcatctgaacaattgctgagattaataatattaaagtgttgaatattgatcttttctgttacccactctaagttattgatacacacacacacacacacacacacagacaatttgttattttagaggagtgtgtcaagcggtagcccttcacaggACTCGgaacccatgacgtagctcttggtttcaaaaaggttggtgacccctgagcTAGACAGATGAGGAGAGTCCGTTCCCGAAACTTTCACGCTGTTTTCCGCTGCTACTTTCAAGGAAActttagtcaaaatgtgatcTGGAAGAATGAgctatattctatatttatatgtttgttgttgtctcagcaggtggaaaaaaaggcgCCTTCATCAGAAGGCGCTTGATGAATCCAACGTCATATACAGCAACATCCAAAGGCCAGACTCCGCTCTGCCAGACGTCGCTCGCCATACgatcccttcctcctcctcctctcagtctcCGGCATCCATGAGAAGCGAGGTGACCTACTCATTAGTGAACATCAAATCCAGAGATCTGGAGGGGCTGAGCGacagtccagatgtgcagggcTCACGGTAGGTTCACTGTTCCAGTCTGGTGGTGGCTGTTTTCACACTTTAGCACTTTTCACACTGCAATAGTTGCGTTAAAAACGCCCTGATGAAGCATTAAATTTGTGGTTAGAACTTTGAGGAACTCTCTATTTTGAAGAGCCATCTAGAGTGAATCTgattaagtttaaggaagtgttgAGTACGTGGGGAATTTGTCATGCAGGCAGCACAGTTTGTTCTTGGTTTAGTTTATGAATAGAAGggtgaaaacaacagcacaatgtaaaaggaagcaaagtgtgtttgtaatgtTTGGTTAATTTATCCCCACAggtccaaaggaaaaaacagcatcGACAGTGTGATCTATGCTACCATTTCACCATGATGACCCAGGAACTAACTGTAtcgatcattttaattattttatatttggtacATTTCTGAACAAGGACTCAGTCTTGCCTAATTCTTTACAACATAAAGATTAACAAACTTTGTTAAATATCTGACTTGCATTTTCAACCAGGACACAGGCAGTGCCACAATAGGCATTAAAGAAGCACACAAAAGAGCTCCTCTGAGAAGACgatttcaatttttttattgCACTGTGGCTCCGCAAAACGCTTCAAATAAAcatcataaacaacaaaaaactattTACAACGAGAACAAAATACTGATTGCAACAAGAGTGAAGTCCGCATCAGTTCGcgtgaggaaaaagacaaaacatgtttgaataaCTGCTTTTTATGCTAAAGCCGGGGTATTGCATATGCAGTTTCTGCTATGACATACCTATGTGCAGTTTAAGTAATCTTAAAAAATTAGCAGTTAGCCTTTAGCGACACAAACTTGAGTACTAAATAAATGGCACAGGCTGTACTTAATCT
Coding sequences:
- the LOC130520605 gene encoding uncharacterized protein LOC130520605 isoform X2 — translated: MITVFTDEEEGAQSLFHGNADANAANADAAFDVLLSAVSRLQTQHPDALLLISGDFNHASPSSSLPKFTQYVTCHTRDNKTLDLFYANTKEAYHSLPLPPLGRADHNLVHLRPVYKPLVQRQPAVTRTVKKWSEEAEEALKDCFNTTLWDVFSDAHGEDIDNLTSCITDYINFCVENTVPTRTVRSFSNSKPWITPDIKALLKEKKRAFVSGDKEELKTVQRELRRKIRQEKDNYRRKMENQLQQNNICGVWKGLKTISGFKEQKSQPVGDRGWANDLNLFFNRFDQVPTLPQPSLLCCYPRHCLCLQPIVPPVPPPPLS
- the LOC130520605 gene encoding uncharacterized protein LOC130520605 isoform X1, with protein sequence MQTLVCMDTRAVYIFCARRYSFLNRWSVLLGSISNKPVNANVAEVKTIVYHSSYLPFVDANIDDNSRDIAVLALTQPLTFNDEEEGAQSLFHGNADANAANADAAFDVLLSAVSRLQTQHPDALLLISGDFNHASPSSSLPKFTQYVTCHTRDNKTLDLFYANTKEAYHSLPLPPLGRADHNLVHLRPVYKPLVQRQPAVTRTVKKWSEEAEEALKDCFNTTLWDVFSDAHGEDIDNLTSCITDYINFCVENTVPTRTVRSFSNSKPWITPDIKALLKEKKRAFVSGDKEELKTVQRELRRKIRQEKDNYRRKMENQLQQNNICGVWKGLKTISGFKEQKSQPVGDRGWANDLNLFFNRFDQVPTLPQPSLLCCYPRHCLCLQPIVPPVPPPPLS
- the LOC130520604 gene encoding B-cell receptor CD22-like codes for the protein MVGYWWPGSLPNFGASSQRYRYLGDFISDCRLQINDVQHADAGYYFFSFYTTFEDQKKLTAAVQSSSVAEGDDIRLTCVSGCPTPVDIVWFKDGQPVRNEVFVARREDTGRYHCAVWRQEDPPDRVTLTISSPGNVVRGSSVVLTCHSDASPPVRNNGYSLYREGRFIGLGQNYTIPDVQPDHSGRYHCQAWNSISSRGVDHFNSSAVLLQVYCTYLDINSTQHISDDDDVTVWDPVLLPDVPENISITINPAHVVWGSSVNLTCSSDANPPADTYIWYRNTNSSSSNRPQVGSGQVLSIPSMEALHSGLYLCQARNQVGGKNSTEVLLAMVDEEQRGSQTLPAVVGIGLALIVALVVALFLFCRWKKRRLHQKALDESNVIYSNIQRPDSALPDVARHTIPSSSSSQSPASMRSEVTYSLVNIKSRDLEGLSDSPDVQGSRSKGKNSIDSVIYATISP